tccaaaaaaagaaagaaagaaagaaaaacaaaaacaaaaataaaaaacactgtcAATTAATTGAAAGATGCcatcaattttagaattttaaaaatgtgtaaaataggAGTGTCTCAGTCCATTAGTGTTGACACTAATTTATAAAGCACAAGAAATTTATCTctgggcaggcgtggtggctcacacctgtaatcccagcgccttgggaggctgaggcgggagaagtgtttgaggccaggagttccagaccagcatgggcaacatagcaaaaccccttccctacaaaaaatacaaaaattagctaggtgtggtgtcacacacatacctgtagtcccagctactcaggaggctgaggtgggaagattgcttgagcccaggagtttgaggctgcagtgagctgtgattgcaccgctgcactctagcctaagtgacagagcaagaccttgtctataaaaagcaaaaaacaaagaaaagaggagaaaaaaggaaaataagtgtatttctcacagttctagaggatGTTCacgatcaaggcaccagcaggtttAGTGTCTGATGCCTGGttatctgcttccaagatggcaccttgaaaGCTGTtatctcacatggcaaaagggatgGAAAGACAAAAAGGGCAAGATTAAGCACTTTCTTCAAACTTGAGCCCCTTTttacagaattattatttttgtgtgtgtgagacagggtctcactttgtcacccaggcaggagtgcagtggcacaatcactggctcacttcaaccttgacctccctgggcaaCCTGGAGTCCTTTTCTAAATGTGCTAATCCCATTCCACCCTGAGTTAATCACCTTCCATAGGCCATACCTCTGCACTGGGGATTAAGATTCaacctgaggccgggcgcggtggctcacacctgtaatcccagcactttgggaggccgaggcgggcggatcacttgaggttgggagttcaagaccagcctgaccaacatggagaaaccccatctctactaaaaatgcaaaactagctgggcatggtggtacatacctgtaatcccagctacttgggaggctgaggcaggaggatcgcttgaccccgggaggcagaagttgcagtgaaccgagatcacaccactgcactccagcctgggcaacaaaagcgaagctccatctaaaaaaaaaaaaagattcaacatGAACTTCAGAGGGGACATCATCACTCTAACCATGGCAAGGAGTCTTGGAATTGATGAAATAGAACAGTCCCTTCTTGTCCCTTTATTAACCAGAATTTTTGTGTGATCTTCCAGGAACCACCAGGACCAGCTGATCATTCTAGCCCACAGCAATGGAGCCACATGACTCCTCCCACGTGGACTCTGAGTTCCGATACACCCTCTTCCCGATTGTTTACAGCATCATCTTTGTGCTTGGGGTCATTGCTAATGGCTACGTGCTGTGGGTCTTTGCCCGCCTGTACCCTTCCAAGAAATTCAATGAGATAAAGATCTTCATGGTGAACCTCACCATGGCGGACATGCTCTTCTTGATCACCCTGCCACTGTGGATTGTGTACTACCAAAACGGGGGCAACTGGATATTCCCCAAATTCCTGTGCAACCTGGCTGGCTGCCTCTTCTTCATCAACACCTACTGCTCTGTGGCCTTCCTAGGTGTCATCACTTATAACCGCTTCCAGGCAGTAACTCGCCCCATCAAGACTGCTCAGGCCAATACCCGCAAGCGTGGCATCTCTTTGTCTCTGGTCATCTGGGTGGCCATTGTGGGTGCTGCATCCTACTTCTTCATCCTGGACTCCACCAACACAGTGCCCAACAGTGCTGGCTCAGGAAACATCACCCGCTGCTTTGAGCATTACGAGAAGGGCAGCGTGCCAGTCCTCATCATCCACATCTTCATTGtgttcagtttcttcctggtctTCCTCATCATCCTCTTCTGCAACCTGGTCATCATCCGTACCTTGCTCATGCAGCCGGTGCAGCAGCAGCGCAACGCTGAAGTCAAGCGCCGGGCGCTGTGGATGGTGTGCACGGTCTTGGCGGTGTTCATCATCTGCTTCGTGCCACACCACATGGTGCAGCTGCCCTGGACCCTTGCTGAGCTGGGCTTCCAGAACAGCAAATTCCACCAGGCTATTAACGATGCACATCAGGTCACCCTCTGCCTCCTTAGCACCAACTGTGTCTTAGACCCTGTTATCTACTGTTTCCTCACCAAGAAGTTCCGCAAGCACCTCACTGAAAAGTTCTACAGCATGCGCAGTAGCCGGAAATGCTCCCGGGCCACCACGGATACGGTCACTGAAGTGGTTGTGCCATTCAACCAGATCCCTGTCAATTCCCTCAAAAATTAGTCCCTGCTTGTTGGTGCCAGGCCTGAAGTCTTCTCCTCCGTGGACATCATGGACTGAGCTGGGGGAAGAAGGGATATCTGCTGTGGTCTGGGCACCACCTCCGTGGGCACTGGTGGGCCATTAGATTTGGAGGCTACCTCACCTGGGCAGGGATGATGGCAGAGCCAGACTGTTGGAAAATCCAGAACTCAAATGAGTCCCTTCATCTGCCTGTGGGTGCATGCTACAGCAACTGTGACTGGTGACCTCATCCTGAGTCCCTTAATCTTATAGGGCTGGAAGGAATGTCAGGGCCAGGTGCAGACCTTGGGGGAAGACTTTAAACCACCTAGTTCTCCCCGATGGGGTGTTGGTCTAAAGCTTtggggggccaggcgcagtggctcacacctgtaatcccagcactttgggaggccgaggtgggcagatcatgaggtcgagagatcgagactatcctggccagcattgtaaaaccccgtctctactaaaaaatacaaaaattagctgggcttggtggctcaggaggctgaggcaggagaatcacttgaacctgggaggcagaggttgcagtgagcctagatttcaccattgcactctagcctggcaacagagggagattctgtctcaaaaaaataaaataaaataaataaataaataaataaataaataaataaatacaagcttTGGACAAATACTCTCAAGTGATACAGGCAGAAAAGGTTGGGAAAGGGACACTGCTCTCACAGTGTGGCACTACCTTGGGGCCGACTTTTGAGCTAGGACGGTGCCATCCTCTCTCCACCCTCAGGCAAAAGGTCTTTGTGACCTTTCTCAGGGGAAGTGGCTTGATGGAACCTTCTCTGACTCCTCTGGCAACCTGTCCCTAATGGTGACTAAAGAAGGTAACACATGAACAGACCAAAAGCTAGGACAAGAGCTTGCTTCCCAAGACAGATGCGTCTGTCTGCAAAGGCCTTGCCTCTAGCCTGGTCAGCTCTGGGGGAGCGGGAGAGAGATGCCCACCTCCTCCATCTTTCTGTCTCAACAACAGACTCTAATTAAGTACCTTCTGTGGGGCAGCCACTCACTGAGGATGGGCAAAGGCCCCTTGAAAGCAAaattggggctgggcgcagtggctcatgctggtaatcccagcactttgggacgccaaggcaagcagatcacctgaggtccggagttcaagaccagcctggccaacatggtgaaaccccatctccactaagaatacaaaaaaattagcccggcgtggtggtgcatgcctgtagtcccatagCCTGTAGCTActaggaggaggcagaggtggcagtgagccgagattgtgccaccgctctccagcctgagtgacagagtgagactctgtctcaaaaaaaaaaaaaaaaaaaaaaaaaaaaaaatccaaaattggaGCTGTGCAGGCCAGGACACCTCGATGTCCAGGGGCTTCCATATGAACAGGCACATGGGCTGGGAAGTGCATGAGGCCCCTGGGTAGAAGGCTCTGTCAGTTCTCCCCTCCCTTGCCCTCTGGGAGGCTCCTCCTAACATAGCTtccaggaggtgggaggagcagtTACTGTCAGCAGGTGTCAGCCAGGTGTCAGCTTCTCTTGAGGATCTCTAGATGTCTTTTGGCAAGTTTATGCAAATGAGCCTCCTCTCCTGCCCTGAGACAAGTATCCGCAGTGTGAACCTGGCAGCCTCAGACCCAAGGGGCTCAGAGGAAACTTCTCTGGTTTCTAGAGCTCTGTGCTCCTGTAGAGAAGTCTTCCTTCCTTACAGTCAGTGTCCCTGTGGAGCTGGGACACTCATTGCCTGTGTACCGGGCAATCATCCGATTGCTGATTTTGAGAAATGCCTCCCGATGGACCAGGAACCTGCTGGAGTCTGGGATGGTAGCTGTGGGCTAGACTTGGCTGGTGGTATGACCGGGCGACTAGTGCAGCATCACACAGGCCTGGGTCAAGTCTTGGCTGTGTCATTTCCTGCTGAGGGACCAGGCACTGAATTTCCTACCTCTTAGGGTCGTTACCTATGAGGTTAAAGCTACCTCATGGGATTGTTGTACGTGGCCAATGTTGGGGCAGACCCCTCCTGGTCAGGGTGACTGCTCATCTTAGACCCTCCCCTTTTCTGCAAATTTGGGCCCCTTGATCCTCTGATGGGAGCTGAAAGGATGAGAGGTGGGCATCTAGATTCAGGGAGGCTGTTCAGGCTTTGCAGGTCCCTTCCCTGAACACATATAAACCCTGGAGCTGTGACTGTGTCCGTGTCTGTGTGTATCGGGGGGGATGGGCACCTGCATGAATGTGGTAGAGAAAATGGCTCTGCTCAGAGAGAAGATACGCATAGCAAGGCAGGGACCAGAGGAGTCACAGGCGCCCGGAGAGCAGCCGGGCACCGCCTCCAGGGACCTGCTGGCTTCCCTCAGTCCTCCAGGGGCCCAGCACTCTTTCCTGTGGGCCCTGTGAGCGTCCCTTGTCAGGATACATTCTCTCATTTTGCCGAAGCTGATTTGATTGGGTGTCTATTTCTCATAGTCAAAAGAGCTCTGAATGAGGGAAGTGCTTCTGTGTTAACTCCCCGTGTCTCCCGAATTTCAGTCATTCGTGTACCCGCCTTGAAATTTTTGCAATATCCATGTACCAACTGTCTGTttacttaataaatactttttctttaaattaagtcacttttaaaaacttacatttatttgaaagaaaacattataacATAATTGTAAATGAAAACTAACACTACCTGCCACAAATAGAAGGTAGACATAAACATAAAACCGtaactataaaaatgtttctcacccgggtgcggtgactcacacccgtaatcccaacattttgggaggctgaggagggtggattgcttgagcccaggagttcgagaccagcctgagaaacatggcaaaatgcctctacaaaaaatttgtggttgtggtggctcacacctgtaatcccagcactttgggaggccaaggagggcagattacctgaggtcatgcgttcaagaccagtctggtcaacatagcgaaaccgtgtctctactaaaaatacaaaattagctggtcgtgatggtgggtgcctgtaatcccagctacttgggaggctgaggcaggagaattgcatgaacctgggagtcggaggttgcagtgagccgagattgcaccactgcactccagcctgggtgacaaagcgagactctgcctaaaaaataaaaataaaaataaaaataaaaaaaaattagccaggtatggtggtgtgtgtctgtag
This region of Macaca fascicularis isolate 582-1 chromosome 1, T2T-MFA8v1.1 genomic DNA includes:
- the PTAFR gene encoding platelet-activating factor receptor, encoding MEPHDSSHVDSEFRYTLFPIVYSIIFVLGVIANGYVLWVFARLYPSKKFNEIKIFMVNLTMADMLFLITLPLWIVYYQNGGNWIFPKFLCNLAGCLFFINTYCSVAFLGVITYNRFQAVTRPIKTAQANTRKRGISLSLVIWVAIVGAASYFFILDSTNTVPNSAGSGNITRCFEHYEKGSVPVLIIHIFIVFSFFLVFLIILFCNLVIIRTLLMQPVQQQRNAEVKRRALWMVCTVLAVFIICFVPHHMVQLPWTLAELGFQNSKFHQAINDAHQVTLCLLSTNCVLDPVIYCFLTKKFRKHLTEKFYSMRSSRKCSRATTDTVTEVVVPFNQIPVNSLKN